The sequence TGCTGATACCGATATAATATGGCAGCCAGCAGGCAAAGAAGGCGAGGATGAGGATAACCGTTGTCTTCAAGGCTTTGCGCTTCTGATGGCCTTTTGAATGTGACAGCTTAGATATTATAATACAGTAGCAAGTCAGGATTATTAGACCAGGCAAGACAAGTCCTACCAAGATATgctgaaatctgaaagaaatcaGCCAGTTTTCATGAGGGTACATGCGATCACACAGATACTTTCCTTCTACTTCACTAGTACTGGCAAAAATTATATCAGGCACTGTCAGAAGCACAGCTGGGAGCCACACGCCTATATACACCACCTTCTCAGCCAACAGCTTTCGTGGTCGCTGGCTGTTGGTAGCATGAACTATTGCCAGGTAACGATCTAGACTTATAAAGGCCAAAATCAAGACACTGCTATACAGGTTGACTGTGTAAATGACATGAACTGCCTTACACAGAATGTTCCCAAAGTACCAGCTTATGGCCGCATCCACTGACCAGAATGGCAAGGTGATGACGAAAAGGAGGTCAGCCACAGAGAGGTGCAGCCTGTATTTATCAGTCAtgcttctttgtttcttctggtaGCCCATAACAACAATAACCAATCCGTTGCCGATTATTCCTGTTAGGAAGATGATGGAGTAGATTGTTGGCAAGAAGATCCGGTTGAAATCGGCATTCTCATGCTGAAAGCATGGCTCTCCGTAGTCTCCATAGTCACCTGAACCACTCTCATCCGTGCCATTATCAGAAAATTCAATGATTAACCCAGAGGaca is a genomic window of Balearica regulorum gibbericeps isolate bBalReg1 chromosome 6, bBalReg1.pri, whole genome shotgun sequence containing:
- the CXCR4 gene encoding C-X-C chemokine receptor type 4 codes for the protein MAQSMDNSLDSLDLSSGLIIEFSDNGTDESGSGDYGDYGEPCFQHENADFNRIFLPTIYSIIFLTGIIGNGLVIVVMGYQKKQRSMTDKYRLHLSVADLLFVITLPFWSVDAAISWYFGNILCKAVHVIYTVNLYSSVLILAFISLDRYLAIVHATNSQRPRKLLAEKVVYIGVWLPAVLLTVPDIIFASTSEVEGKYLCDRMYPHENWLISFRFQHILVGLVLPGLIILTCYCIIISKLSHSKGHQKRKALKTTVILILAFFACWLPYYIGISIDTFILLGVIRHRCSLETIVHKWISITEALAFFHCCLNPILYAFLGAKFKTSAQNALTSVSRGSSLKILSKSKRGGHSSVSTESESSSFHSS